In one Streptomyces sp. NBC_01288 genomic region, the following are encoded:
- a CDS encoding ROK family transcriptional regulator, protein MKRRGTSRDIRTANRYEVLRQIIAESPTSRQELAAATGLSLATVATLVGELLDLRMITEVGFEDSAGGRPRGLVAVNASGGALIGVDIAETYVHVELFDLGLNVLARADEDMRPGESLPEQVVSHVAAAVGSVVAQAGIEGARVLGVGVSVPGQVDRDTGISEYAPNWDWHDVPLLDLLSEVIAYPLYLDNPLRACAVAEMWFGAARGHGDAVVVNLGTGVGAGLALGGALYRGVSNSAGEWGHTTLVLDGRLCRCGNHGCVEAYVGAPGIMLNLRELSPRSPLLHPEDQTATIDALARAVDADDPVAFKVVRETARYIGAGIANLVNILNPEVVVLSSWVARRLGEPLLHEVREAVQRHALRRPFAATQIVLSPILTDPACLGAATFALEGALQSAGQRAGKRTNATRSRTAPPS, encoded by the coding sequence ATGAAGCGGCGTGGCACGTCACGCGACATCCGTACCGCGAACCGTTACGAGGTGCTGCGCCAGATCATCGCCGAATCGCCCACCTCCCGGCAGGAGTTGGCCGCCGCCACCGGGCTGAGCCTGGCCACGGTGGCCACGCTCGTCGGTGAGCTGCTCGACCTCCGGATGATCACCGAGGTCGGTTTCGAGGACTCGGCGGGGGGCCGCCCGCGCGGTCTCGTGGCGGTCAACGCGTCGGGGGGCGCGCTGATCGGCGTCGACATCGCGGAGACGTACGTCCATGTCGAACTCTTCGACCTGGGACTGAACGTGCTGGCCCGCGCCGACGAGGACATGCGCCCCGGCGAGAGTCTGCCCGAGCAGGTGGTCAGCCATGTGGCCGCCGCCGTCGGCTCGGTGGTCGCGCAGGCCGGCATCGAGGGCGCGCGGGTGCTGGGCGTCGGGGTGAGCGTGCCGGGGCAGGTGGACCGCGACACCGGCATCTCGGAGTACGCGCCCAACTGGGACTGGCACGACGTGCCGTTGCTCGACCTGCTCTCCGAAGTCATCGCCTACCCGCTGTACTTGGACAATCCGCTGCGCGCCTGCGCGGTCGCCGAGATGTGGTTCGGGGCGGCGCGCGGACACGGGGACGCGGTGGTGGTCAACCTCGGGACCGGCGTCGGCGCGGGGCTCGCGCTCGGCGGGGCGCTGTACCGGGGGGTGAGCAACAGCGCCGGCGAGTGGGGCCATACGACGCTCGTGCTGGACGGGCGGTTGTGCCGCTGCGGCAACCACGGTTGCGTCGAGGCATACGTCGGCGCGCCCGGAATCATGCTGAACCTACGGGAGTTGAGCCCGCGCAGCCCGCTGCTGCACCCCGAGGACCAGACGGCCACCATCGACGCCCTGGCCCGCGCCGTGGACGCGGACGACCCCGTGGCTTTCAAGGTCGTGCGGGAGACGGCCCGTTACATCGGCGCGGGCATCGCCAACCTGGTCAACATCCTCAACCCCGAAGTCGTCGTGCTCAGCAGCTGGGTCGCCCGCAGGCTCGGCGAACCCCTGCTGCACGAGGTGCGCGAGGCCGTCCAACGGCACGCGCTCAGGCGGCCGTTCGCCGCCACCCAGATCGTCCTCTCCCCCATCCTCACCGACCCGGCGTGCCTGGGCGCGGCGACGTTCGCGCTGGAAGGGGCACTTCAGTCGGCCGGGCAGAGGGCAGGCAAGCGCACCAACGCAACAAGGAGCCGTACCGCACCACCTTCATGA
- a CDS encoding carbohydrate ABC transporter permease, whose amino-acid sequence MSTTTTRGVAQPASAKASQARPRRGLRSNATLNFWLFTGPFLIGLVIFVFVPIGWSIWLSFFDARYTVTPSHFIGFDNYKQILTNSNFPESLLTFTVFAAFIVPTTWALSLGLALLVNQLRFMRAFFRSVFFLPTAVSYVAAALIWKMSIFSGVRFGLMNTVLGWFGVDNIAYLANPSPPWYWLVIVSLRLWIQAGFYMILFLAALQNIPAELYEAAAIDGAKRGWQTFRYITLPQLRATSTAVILLLLIAAYQAFDEFFNIIGTKATWAQTPLMELYKTALGTSQDYGAGSAGAVILSLLICIVTLAQGKIMGFGRGEEVK is encoded by the coding sequence ATGTCGACCACCACCACGCGCGGGGTCGCGCAGCCCGCCTCGGCCAAGGCCTCCCAGGCCCGGCCGCGGCGGGGCCTGCGGTCCAACGCCACCCTGAACTTCTGGCTCTTCACCGGCCCGTTCCTCATCGGCCTGGTGATCTTCGTCTTCGTCCCCATCGGATGGAGCATCTGGCTCAGCTTCTTCGACGCCCGCTACACCGTCACGCCGAGCCATTTCATCGGCTTCGACAACTACAAGCAGATCCTGACCAACAGCAACTTCCCTGAATCGCTGCTGACGTTCACGGTGTTCGCCGCGTTCATCGTGCCGACCACGTGGGCGCTGTCGCTGGGGCTGGCCCTGCTGGTGAACCAACTGCGGTTCATGCGGGCGTTCTTCCGGTCGGTGTTCTTCCTGCCGACCGCCGTCTCGTACGTCGCCGCCGCGCTGATCTGGAAGATGTCCATCTTCAGCGGCGTCCGCTTCGGCCTGATGAACACCGTCCTCGGCTGGTTCGGTGTCGACAACATCGCCTATCTGGCGAACCCCAGCCCGCCCTGGTATTGGCTGGTCATCGTGAGCCTGCGCCTGTGGATCCAGGCCGGCTTCTACATGATCCTGTTCCTCGCGGCGCTCCAGAACATCCCGGCCGAGCTGTACGAGGCCGCCGCCATCGACGGCGCCAAGCGAGGCTGGCAGACCTTCCGGTACATCACGCTGCCTCAACTCCGCGCCACCTCGACCGCGGTGATCCTGCTGCTGCTCATCGCCGCCTACCAGGCCTTCGACGAGTTCTTCAACATCATCGGAACCAAGGCGACTTGGGCCCAGACCCCGCTCATGGAGCTGTACAAGACGGCGCTCGGCACCAGCCAGGACTACGGCGCCGGCAGCGCGGGCGCGGTCATCCTGTCCCTGCTGATCTGCATCGTCACCCTCGCCCAGGGCAAGATCATGGGCTTCGGAAGGGGGGAGGAGGTCAAGTGA
- a CDS encoding glycoside hydrolase, which yields MHVTHPHPRRTILATAAAALAVTGALLSAPPANADGAAPAEVSPHAAQTIDNIGASGAWWVNDIQNFTPAVQARVAHLLFSSKGLDLSSYRYNIGGGGTAVTTPARAAQDFLNADGTYDWSKDKGGQTFLRYAAKYGVQDLIGFVNSAPAQWTTNGQSCGGQLKPENESDYAKYIADVTAHFAKQGAKFDYISPFNEPNNDFGDCGQEGMQVTVDQRDDIVRALGAEQQARHQKTSIIADESSSTVSFSTEVPQWISQPDTARYVSKLAHHTYNNPNDGQLGNVYETAKTVGKPSWATEICCFGKGGTGWSQEYDPTIDNALLTSRIIYKDFATSHDSAFQWWVALASGYGTDPAARNDVGWNDGLIYYDPDYATNGNQTLYFTKRYYALGQYSKFVTPGSVAHNVTGAPSGVEVSSYDRDGKWVVVVNNQNTTDTSLNLHFNSKVPVRATQAVRTSATENWAKVAKPEVSGSTVSTSLAARSITTYVFDQKDRKGHGSSAVTGALQGKQSGKCLTADTSGAALGTCTGGVEQAWSYDAKGDLKTANGYLTVGSSGLTTAADFTGDPGQRWLLNGNGQILSEASGKCLDVSGQATADGSKVILYSCNGGANEAWSKV from the coding sequence ATGCACGTGACTCACCCCCACCCCAGGAGAACGATCCTCGCGACAGCGGCAGCCGCGCTGGCTGTCACCGGGGCCCTGCTCTCCGCGCCGCCCGCGAACGCCGACGGCGCCGCACCGGCCGAAGTCTCCCCCCACGCGGCCCAGACCATCGACAACATCGGCGCGTCCGGCGCCTGGTGGGTCAACGACATACAGAACTTCACGCCCGCGGTCCAGGCCCGGGTGGCCCACCTCCTGTTCTCTTCCAAGGGGTTGGACCTCTCCTCGTACCGCTACAACATCGGCGGTGGCGGCACCGCGGTCACCACCCCGGCCCGTGCCGCCCAGGATTTCCTCAACGCCGACGGCACGTACGACTGGAGCAAGGACAAGGGCGGGCAGACGTTCCTCAGGTACGCCGCGAAGTACGGCGTCCAGGACCTGATCGGCTTCGTCAACAGCGCGCCCGCACAGTGGACGACCAACGGGCAGAGCTGCGGCGGCCAGTTGAAGCCGGAGAACGAGAGCGACTACGCGAAGTACATCGCCGACGTCACCGCCCACTTCGCCAAGCAGGGCGCGAAATTCGACTACATCAGTCCCTTCAACGAGCCCAACAACGACTTCGGCGACTGCGGCCAGGAGGGCATGCAGGTCACGGTCGACCAACGCGACGACATCGTGCGGGCGTTGGGCGCAGAGCAGCAGGCCAGGCACCAGAAGACATCGATCATCGCCGACGAGTCGAGCAGCACGGTCAGCTTCTCCACCGAGGTCCCGCAGTGGATCTCGCAGCCGGACACCGCGCGGTACGTGTCGAAGCTCGCGCACCACACGTACAACAACCCGAACGACGGCCAGTTGGGCAATGTCTATGAGACCGCGAAGACGGTCGGCAAGCCCTCCTGGGCCACCGAGATCTGCTGCTTCGGCAAGGGCGGCACGGGCTGGAGCCAGGAGTACGACCCGACGATCGACAACGCCCTGCTCACGTCCCGGATCATCTACAAGGACTTCGCGACCTCGCACGACTCGGCGTTCCAGTGGTGGGTGGCCCTCGCCAGCGGCTACGGCACGGACCCGGCCGCGCGCAACGACGTGGGCTGGAACGACGGGCTGATCTACTACGACCCCGACTACGCGACGAACGGCAACCAGACCCTGTACTTCACCAAGCGGTACTACGCGCTCGGCCAGTACAGCAAGTTCGTGACCCCGGGTTCCGTCGCGCACAACGTGACGGGTGCGCCGAGCGGTGTCGAGGTCAGCTCGTACGACCGGGACGGCAAGTGGGTCGTCGTGGTCAACAACCAGAACACGACGGACACTTCGCTGAATCTGCACTTCAACAGCAAGGTGCCGGTACGGGCGACGCAGGCGGTCCGCACCTCGGCCACGGAGAACTGGGCGAAGGTCGCGAAGCCGGAGGTGAGCGGCTCCACGGTGTCCACGAGCCTCGCGGCCCGCTCGATCACGACGTACGTCTTCGACCAGAAGGACCGTAAGGGACACGGGAGTTCGGCCGTGACCGGCGCCCTCCAGGGCAAGCAGTCCGGCAAGTGCCTGACGGCGGACACCTCGGGAGCCGCGCTCGGCACCTGCACGGGCGGGGTCGAGCAGGCGTGGTCGTACGACGCGAAGGGTGACCTGAAAACCGCCAACGGGTATCTGACAGTGGGGAGTTCGGGGCTGACGACCGCCGCCGACTTCACGGGTGATCCCGGCCAGCGATGGCTGCTGAACGGCAACGGACAGATCCTCAGCGAGGCGTCCGGGAAGTGCCTCGACGTGAGCGGGCAGGCGACCGCGGACGGCAGCAAGGTGATCCTCTACAGCTGCAACGGTGGGGCCAACGAGGCCTGGTCAAAGGTGTAA
- a CDS encoding ABC transporter substrate-binding protein encodes MSAMSNSNWSRRSIFRAAAGMAAAGTLAACGGNNGRGGGSGSGTNLVQYFHAYGEAGTEQAIKRYAKAYSKADVTTNWITGSNFEAKLFSSLLTKQAPDVFEFHPQLQLVKSGQVADLSDIIDPVKDDFNPADIKSHTVDGKVYGIRMIDDPQFFYYRKSMLEKAKVEVPTTLDELLEAAAKLTTSKVKGAYLGNDFTAVQNPIIWSAGADTLDANNQIAYHTDGVVEGLKKLRQLFTSGHVLLDAPTDFWDPSSLNQGLCAIQWGGMWSMPAMQKALGDDLGVFPFPSIGGSGKQSVYNGGWSMFVNAKSENLEAAKAYVKWLWIDQKKYQEDWALSYGFHIPPRSSIAAEATKLKSGLPAEGVKLFTDYGHFDNIGFDQTMLTAFGDVIANSVRKNGNPEAALDACDKKVSVELKKLFG; translated from the coding sequence ATGTCGGCAATGAGCAACAGCAACTGGTCCCGCCGATCGATATTCAGGGCGGCCGCGGGGATGGCCGCGGCGGGCACGCTGGCCGCGTGCGGGGGTAACAACGGGCGGGGCGGGGGGTCTGGTTCGGGCACGAACCTCGTCCAGTACTTCCACGCCTACGGCGAAGCCGGGACCGAGCAGGCCATCAAGCGGTACGCCAAGGCGTACTCCAAGGCCGACGTGACCACGAACTGGATCACCGGCAGCAACTTCGAGGCCAAGCTCTTCTCGTCCCTGCTCACCAAGCAGGCGCCCGACGTCTTCGAGTTCCACCCGCAGTTGCAGCTGGTCAAGAGCGGTCAGGTGGCCGACCTGAGCGACATCATCGATCCGGTGAAGGACGACTTCAACCCGGCCGACATCAAGTCGCACACCGTGGACGGCAAGGTCTACGGGATCCGGATGATCGACGACCCGCAGTTCTTCTACTACCGAAAGTCGATGCTGGAGAAGGCCAAGGTCGAAGTCCCCACCACGCTCGACGAGTTGCTGGAGGCCGCCGCCAAGCTCACCACCAGCAAGGTCAAGGGCGCCTATCTCGGCAACGACTTCACCGCGGTCCAGAACCCGATCATCTGGTCGGCCGGCGCCGACACGCTCGACGCCAACAACCAGATCGCCTACCACACGGACGGGGTCGTCGAAGGCCTCAAGAAGCTCCGCCAGTTGTTCACCAGCGGCCATGTGCTGCTCGACGCCCCGACCGACTTCTGGGACCCGTCCTCGCTCAACCAGGGACTGTGCGCCATCCAGTGGGGCGGCATGTGGTCCATGCCCGCGATGCAGAAGGCCCTCGGCGACGACCTGGGCGTCTTCCCCTTCCCGAGCATCGGCGGCAGCGGCAAGCAGTCGGTGTACAACGGCGGTTGGTCGATGTTCGTCAACGCCAAGAGCGAGAACCTCGAAGCGGCCAAGGCCTACGTCAAGTGGCTGTGGATCGACCAGAAGAAGTACCAGGAGGACTGGGCGCTGTCCTACGGCTTCCACATCCCGCCGCGCTCCTCGATCGCCGCCGAGGCCACCAAGCTCAAGTCCGGCCTCCCCGCCGAGGGCGTCAAGCTCTTCACCGACTACGGCCACTTCGACAACATCGGCTTCGACCAGACCATGCTCACCGCGTTCGGCGACGTGATCGCCAACTCCGTGCGCAAGAACGGCAATCCGGAGGCCGCGCTCGACGCCTGCGACAAAAAGGTCAGCGTCGAGCTCAAGAAGCTGTTCGGATAG